One Carassius gibelio isolate Cgi1373 ecotype wild population from Czech Republic chromosome A7, carGib1.2-hapl.c, whole genome shotgun sequence DNA window includes the following coding sequences:
- the LOC128017787 gene encoding serine/threonine-protein kinase par-1 isoform X1: MYTSSVLSFLSSSCKGKTFPCLGACSNFTCFTATQDTRTPHKRFDQDYNKKYSEMGNSQSAIKYPGYTLVSEDEQMILVKNEGGDQFVIEKFNTGQENDLNFLLQLNHPHIVHHKEVITGPDCLYLVLELCEGGDLVQKIKHKSQAADTFSENEILDWTVKICMALKHLHDRQILHENLQPKSLFFTACGIIRLGQFGNSYERSTAAHTTDTEALVYVAPENLSGRPYDEKTEIWRLGCVIYELCKLKSAFKARNPVEIVTKILTCCYEALPNTFSEDLHQLVKDTLQKDPEQRPSVNEILKRPFIIEHLHTMIMQTIDELYKSLDVMRNLADGLETVHFNTTVSSLTGGVVGLAGGITSIIGLILTPFTLGASLIVTGVGIGTAVAGGITAGASNITNMVNQQTNRQKIKMILTEFQEKMTSIICCIENISTAVETLQNEFSTSSGSLSNPQSGMRVGARLGRGLGGIPELLRLTQVINVGKIAAQAARAVRAAEAVTGVLSALFIAVDVFFIFLDSREIHNIRRDCALQLSRQESTSNQTTVLNDRTPNNSDTTNLLPSNTYQAEELKSETMKFVTKIKETTEELQTILDTLRDALNPNSETANTEN, from the exons AAATATTCAGAGATGGGCAACTCACAGTCAGCTATAAAATATCCAGGCTACACATTAGTGAGTGAAGATGAGCAGATGATCCTGGTGAAAAATGAAGGTGGCGATCAGTTTGTCATTGAAAAGTTCAACACAGGACAG GAAAATGATTTAAACTTTCTCTTACAACTCAATCATCCACACATCGTCCATCACAAGGAAGTCATCACAG GTCCTGACTGTCTGTATCTTGTACTGGAGCTCTGTGAGGGTGGAGATCTTGTTCAGAAAATCAAACACAAATCACAGGCAGCAGATACATTTTCTGAGAATGAG ATTCTGGACTGGACTGTGAAGATCTGTATGGCATTAAAGCACCTGCACGATCGACAGATCCTCCATGAAAACCTGCAGCCCAAG AGCTTATTTTTCACTGCATGTGGTATCATTCGTCTGGGACAGTTTGGAAACAGTTATGAACG GTCCACTGCTGCacacacaacagacactgaagctCTTGTATATGTTGCACCTGAGAATTTGAGTGGCAGACCGTATGATGAGAAAAC TGAAATTTGGAGGTTGGGATGTGTCATCTATGAGCTGTGCAAGCTGAAGAGTGCG TTTAAAGCAAGAAACCCAGTTGAGATTGTAACAAAGATACTCACCTGCTGCTATGAAGCTCTTCCCAACACCTTTTCTGAGGATCTTCATCAGCTTGTGAAAGACACACTTCAGAAGGATCCAGAGCAACGGCCATCTGTCAATGAGATCCTGAAGAGGCCTTTTATTATCGAACACCTTCATACAATG ATCATGCAAACTATTGATGAGCTTTATAAGTCTCTAGATGTAATGAGAAACCTGGCCGATGGTTTGGAGACGGTCCACTTCAACACAACTGTCAGCAGTCTCACAGGAGGAGTAGTAGGTCTGGCTGGAGGAATCACATCTATAATTGGACTTATTCTCACGCCATTCACTCTCGGAGCCTCTCTGATAGTGACAGGTGTGGGAATTGGTACGGCAGTCGCTGGTGGAATAACAGCTGGAGCCAGCAACATTACAAACATGGTTAACcagcaaacaaacagacaaaagatAAAAATGATCTTAACAGAGTTCCAGGAGAAAATGACCTCCATTATATGCTGCATAGAAAATATCTCAACAGCAGTGGAAACGCTACAAAATGAGTTTTCAACAAGCAGTGGGTCACTTTCCAATCCACAATCCGGGATGAGAGTAGGAGCTCGACTTGGACGAGGCCTGGGAGGAATCCCGGAGCTTCTTCGTTTAACTCAAGTCATAAATGTGGGGAAGATTGCAGCTCAGGCTGCAAGAGCAGTTCGTGCGGCTGAAGCAGTTACAGGGGTTTTATCTGCACTTTTCATAGCTGTTGACGTCTTCTTCATTTTTCTTGACTCCAGAGAAATCCACAATATCCGCAGAGATTGTGCTTTACAACTGAGTCGACAAGAATCCACCAGCAACCAAACCACTGTGTTAAATGACCGGACACCGAATAACAGCGACACAACAAACCTGCTGCCTTCAAACACTTATCAAGCAGAAGAGCTGAAGTCTGAGACCATGAAAtttgtgacaaaaataaaagagacTACAGAGGAGCTTCAGACGATTCTGGATACGCTACGAGACGCATTGAACCCAAACTCTGAGACAGCAAACACAGAAAATTGA
- the LOC128017787 gene encoding serine/threonine-protein kinase par-1 isoform X2 gives MGNSQSAIKYPGYTLVSEDEQMILVKNEGGDQFVIEKFNTGQENDLNFLLQLNHPHIVHHKEVITGPDCLYLVLELCEGGDLVQKIKHKSQAADTFSENEILDWTVKICMALKHLHDRQILHENLQPKSLFFTACGIIRLGQFGNSYERSTAAHTTDTEALVYVAPENLSGRPYDEKTEIWRLGCVIYELCKLKSAFKARNPVEIVTKILTCCYEALPNTFSEDLHQLVKDTLQKDPEQRPSVNEILKRPFIIEHLHTMIMQTIDELYKSLDVMRNLADGLETVHFNTTVSSLTGGVVGLAGGITSIIGLILTPFTLGASLIVTGVGIGTAVAGGITAGASNITNMVNQQTNRQKIKMILTEFQEKMTSIICCIENISTAVETLQNEFSTSSGSLSNPQSGMRVGARLGRGLGGIPELLRLTQVINVGKIAAQAARAVRAAEAVTGVLSALFIAVDVFFIFLDSREIHNIRRDCALQLSRQESTSNQTTVLNDRTPNNSDTTNLLPSNTYQAEELKSETMKFVTKIKETTEELQTILDTLRDALNPNSETANTEN, from the exons ATGGGCAACTCACAGTCAGCTATAAAATATCCAGGCTACACATTAGTGAGTGAAGATGAGCAGATGATCCTGGTGAAAAATGAAGGTGGCGATCAGTTTGTCATTGAAAAGTTCAACACAGGACAG GAAAATGATTTAAACTTTCTCTTACAACTCAATCATCCACACATCGTCCATCACAAGGAAGTCATCACAG GTCCTGACTGTCTGTATCTTGTACTGGAGCTCTGTGAGGGTGGAGATCTTGTTCAGAAAATCAAACACAAATCACAGGCAGCAGATACATTTTCTGAGAATGAG ATTCTGGACTGGACTGTGAAGATCTGTATGGCATTAAAGCACCTGCACGATCGACAGATCCTCCATGAAAACCTGCAGCCCAAG AGCTTATTTTTCACTGCATGTGGTATCATTCGTCTGGGACAGTTTGGAAACAGTTATGAACG GTCCACTGCTGCacacacaacagacactgaagctCTTGTATATGTTGCACCTGAGAATTTGAGTGGCAGACCGTATGATGAGAAAAC TGAAATTTGGAGGTTGGGATGTGTCATCTATGAGCTGTGCAAGCTGAAGAGTGCG TTTAAAGCAAGAAACCCAGTTGAGATTGTAACAAAGATACTCACCTGCTGCTATGAAGCTCTTCCCAACACCTTTTCTGAGGATCTTCATCAGCTTGTGAAAGACACACTTCAGAAGGATCCAGAGCAACGGCCATCTGTCAATGAGATCCTGAAGAGGCCTTTTATTATCGAACACCTTCATACAATG ATCATGCAAACTATTGATGAGCTTTATAAGTCTCTAGATGTAATGAGAAACCTGGCCGATGGTTTGGAGACGGTCCACTTCAACACAACTGTCAGCAGTCTCACAGGAGGAGTAGTAGGTCTGGCTGGAGGAATCACATCTATAATTGGACTTATTCTCACGCCATTCACTCTCGGAGCCTCTCTGATAGTGACAGGTGTGGGAATTGGTACGGCAGTCGCTGGTGGAATAACAGCTGGAGCCAGCAACATTACAAACATGGTTAACcagcaaacaaacagacaaaagatAAAAATGATCTTAACAGAGTTCCAGGAGAAAATGACCTCCATTATATGCTGCATAGAAAATATCTCAACAGCAGTGGAAACGCTACAAAATGAGTTTTCAACAAGCAGTGGGTCACTTTCCAATCCACAATCCGGGATGAGAGTAGGAGCTCGACTTGGACGAGGCCTGGGAGGAATCCCGGAGCTTCTTCGTTTAACTCAAGTCATAAATGTGGGGAAGATTGCAGCTCAGGCTGCAAGAGCAGTTCGTGCGGCTGAAGCAGTTACAGGGGTTTTATCTGCACTTTTCATAGCTGTTGACGTCTTCTTCATTTTTCTTGACTCCAGAGAAATCCACAATATCCGCAGAGATTGTGCTTTACAACTGAGTCGACAAGAATCCACCAGCAACCAAACCACTGTGTTAAATGACCGGACACCGAATAACAGCGACACAACAAACCTGCTGCCTTCAAACACTTATCAAGCAGAAGAGCTGAAGTCTGAGACCATGAAAtttgtgacaaaaataaaagagacTACAGAGGAGCTTCAGACGATTCTGGATACGCTACGAGACGCATTGAACCCAAACTCTGAGACAGCAAACACAGAAAATTGA